One genomic segment of Clostridium saccharoperbutylacetonicum N1-4(HMT) includes these proteins:
- a CDS encoding endo-1,4-beta-xylanase: MLRSKVIKMSVGAVALSLFFSMSTSINANAAMSKNKFIGNIIGNSVPSNFTTYWNQVTPENATKWESVESTRDRMNWSGADTDYNYAKSKGLKFKFHTLVWGAQAPKWITSLSAADQKAEISEWIQAAGQKYSGSEFVDVVNEPLHTKIDFKNAIGGDGATGWDWVVWSFEQARKAFPNSKLLINEYGIIGNPSEADKYVKIINILKSRGLIDGIGIQCHQFNMDTVSVSTMNNVLNKLSATGLPIYVSELDITGDDATQLARYKEKFPVLWENPNIKGVTLWGYIQGQTWKSNTHLINSNGTERPALKWLKSYLASH, translated from the coding sequence ATGTTAAGATCAAAAGTTATCAAAATGTCTGTAGGAGCAGTTGCACTTAGTTTATTTTTTTCAATGTCTACTTCTATAAATGCAAATGCTGCAATGTCTAAAAATAAGTTTATAGGAAACATAATTGGAAATAGTGTTCCGTCTAATTTCACAACTTACTGGAATCAAGTAACACCAGAAAATGCCACTAAGTGGGAATCGGTTGAATCAACCAGAGATAGGATGAACTGGTCTGGTGCAGATACTGATTACAATTATGCAAAAAGCAAGGGGTTAAAATTTAAATTCCATACATTAGTGTGGGGAGCTCAAGCACCAAAATGGATAACAAGTCTTTCAGCGGCAGATCAAAAAGCAGAGATATCTGAGTGGATTCAAGCTGCAGGTCAAAAGTATTCGGGTTCAGAGTTTGTAGATGTTGTAAATGAACCGTTGCATACTAAAATAGATTTTAAGAATGCTATAGGTGGAGATGGTGCAACAGGCTGGGATTGGGTTGTTTGGTCCTTTGAACAAGCAAGAAAGGCATTTCCTAATTCAAAATTACTAATTAATGAATATGGTATCATTGGAAACCCTAGTGAAGCCGATAAGTATGTAAAAATTATAAATATACTTAAGAGCAGAGGTCTTATCGATGGAATAGGTATTCAATGTCATCAATTTAATATGGATACGGTTTCTGTAAGCACAATGAATAATGTTTTAAACAAATTATCAGCAACTGGTTTGCCAATATATGTATCAGAACTTGATATAACTGGTGATGATGCAACACAATTAGCAAGATATAAGGAAAAATTCCCAGTATTATGGGAAAACCCTAATATTAAAGGCGTAACCTTATGGGGATATATCCAAGGGCAAACATGGAAAAGTAATACTCATTTGATTAATTCAAATGGAACTGAACGTCCAGCACTTAAATGGTTAAAATCATATTTAGCAAGTCATTAA
- a CDS encoding non-reducing end alpha-L-arabinofuranosidase family hydrolase: MINRKIGIFSIGLAMLLGTMTTMTSIAANAAANPNPTWQVGSVCFYNGPTNAWDAVSVKDPSIVYANGKYHLFYTGYDKTGKFQMGYASASTINGLSSAQHKKLNLNGNGTGSYGAPQVFYMESKQMWYLIYQGSLGACYATTTNIDDPNSWSGPKSLGASGNMGWDYWVICDDKYAYLFNTPSDGSHNIYCRKTSLANFPNGWGPATVAVKDTFEGACVYKSKADNNYYMLVEDMKDNRYYELHQASSLSGPWTKVSEKWASSHNLSYTANKWTNRVSHGEILRSGINQKLEINDINKVDFLIQGSTDGNVAYEKIKWNLGIIKNYK; the protein is encoded by the coding sequence ATGATAAATAGAAAAATAGGTATTTTCTCAATAGGATTAGCTATGCTTTTAGGAACAATGACTACAATGACTTCTATAGCTGCCAATGCTGCAGCGAATCCAAATCCTACTTGGCAAGTAGGTTCAGTATGTTTTTATAATGGGCCAACAAATGCATGGGATGCTGTTTCAGTTAAGGATCCATCTATAGTTTATGCTAATGGCAAATATCATTTGTTTTATACTGGTTATGATAAAACTGGTAAGTTCCAAATGGGATATGCTTCTGCATCTACAATTAATGGGCTAAGCAGTGCTCAGCATAAAAAGCTGAACTTAAATGGAAATGGAACTGGAAGTTATGGTGCACCACAAGTTTTTTATATGGAGTCTAAACAAATGTGGTATCTCATTTACCAAGGTAGCCTAGGAGCTTGTTATGCAACAACAACTAATATAGATGATCCAAATTCATGGAGTGGACCAAAATCTTTGGGGGCTAGTGGAAACATGGGTTGGGATTATTGGGTTATCTGTGATGATAAATATGCATATCTTTTCAATACACCATCAGATGGTTCGCATAATATTTACTGTCGTAAAACATCTCTTGCAAACTTTCCAAATGGTTGGGGACCAGCTACAGTGGCAGTAAAAGATACTTTTGAAGGAGCTTGTGTTTATAAATCCAAAGCAGATAATAATTACTACATGTTAGTTGAAGATATGAAGGATAATAGGTATTATGAACTACATCAAGCTAGTAGTTTAAGTGGTCCATGGACAAAGGTTAGTGAAAAGTGGGCGTCTTCCCATAACTTATCGTATACTGCTAATAAGTGGACAAATCGTGTTTCTCATGGTGAAATACTTCGTTCAGGCATAAACCAAAAATTAGAGATTAATGATATTAATAAAGTTGATTTCTTAATTCAAGGTTCTACTGATGGTAACGTTGCATATGAAAAAATCAAGTGGAATCTTGGGATAATAAAAAATTATAAGTAA
- a CDS encoding alpha/beta hydrolase, translated as MKKKIFNVLLMCMMLLTFICGSSSTALAATSTSPTMPPSDFDSFKSNISHGTVKYIYYQSTATNSQRRAKIYLPPGYSADKKYSVMYLLHGIGGSENDWTNGGGNANLIADNLIAAGKISPSIIVMPSCNATGAGVSDGYENLTKDLIKSLIPYIEKNYSVYTDRAHRAISGLSMGGGQSFNIGLPNLNLFPYVGAYSAAPNTHSNSTLFPDGGAAAKQQLKLLFISYGTNDNLISFGTRVHEFCDSKGISNTYWLYQGRGHDWSVWKPSLWSFLQMLEKSGYTVGK; from the coding sequence ATGAAAAAAAAGATTTTCAATGTATTACTAATGTGCATGATGCTTTTAACATTTATATGTGGTTCATCAAGCACAGCATTAGCAGCAACATCAACAAGTCCAACTATGCCACCATCAGACTTTGACAGCTTTAAAAGTAATATTTCACATGGTACTGTCAAATATATTTATTACCAGTCAACAGCAACAAACAGTCAACGTAGGGCAAAGATTTATTTACCACCAGGATATTCAGCAGACAAAAAGTATAGTGTAATGTATTTATTACATGGCATTGGTGGAAGTGAGAATGATTGGACTAATGGTGGAGGAAATGCAAATCTTATTGCCGACAATCTCATTGCAGCAGGGAAAATTAGCCCTTCAATAATAGTAATGCCAAGTTGTAATGCAACTGGAGCAGGAGTATCTGATGGTTATGAAAATTTAACCAAAGATTTGATTAAAAGTTTAATTCCTTATATAGAAAAGAATTATTCAGTTTATACTGACAGGGCTCACAGAGCTATATCTGGATTATCAATGGGAGGTGGACAATCGTTTAATATTGGTTTACCAAATTTAAACTTATTTCCATATGTTGGTGCTTATTCTGCAGCCCCAAATACCCATTCAAATTCTACATTATTTCCTGATGGTGGCGCTGCAGCAAAACAACAGTTAAAACTATTATTTATTTCTTATGGTACCAATGATAATCTTATTAGCTTTGGTACAAGAGTGCATGAATTCTGTGACTCTAAAGGAATTTCAAATACCTATTGGTTATACCAAGGGAGAGGGCACGACTGGAGTGTTTGGAAACCAAGTTTGTGGAGCTTTCTCCAAATGTTAGAGAAATCAGGATATACTGTGGGTAAGTAA
- a CDS encoding chitobiase/beta-hexosaminidase C-terminal domain-containing protein, protein MPTTSSTVYKSPITISKTTILRAIATKSGELLC, encoded by the coding sequence ATTCCTACAACTTCATCTACAGTATATAAAAGCCCAATAACAATATCGAAAACTACGATATTAAGAGCTATTGCTACAAAAAGTGGAGAACTGCTATGTTGA
- a CDS encoding polysaccharide deacetylase family protein — MKKIIISIIGIVIIMSAFTFNANAATSVKIPVLMYHRIETNPNVNDTWQIGLNEFKQEMKYLKDNGYTTLTNDQFYNIITKKASMPVKPILLTFDGATIDFYNNAYPILKQYGFNATEYVVTDQIGTSWGSSSDTIRIMNENQLKTVANNKIELENHSTTHGHIANLSTAELTKRVSGATTKLKTLTSKPVEYFAYPFGESSNNFVNVLKSLNVKMAFKVGGGMATDSSDLMNMPRIAIVNTDNITTFTKKITTGN; from the coding sequence ATGAAAAAAATTATTATTTCAATTATTGGTATTGTAATTATAATGTCAGCTTTTACGTTTAATGCAAATGCTGCAACATCAGTAAAAATTCCAGTACTAATGTATCATAGGATTGAGACAAATCCTAATGTAAATGACACTTGGCAAATAGGCTTAAATGAATTTAAGCAGGAAATGAAATACTTAAAAGACAATGGGTATACTACGCTTACTAATGATCAATTTTATAACATCATTACTAAAAAAGCTTCTATGCCAGTAAAACCAATTCTTCTAACCTTTGATGGCGCAACAATAGACTTTTATAATAATGCATATCCAATACTTAAACAATATGGATTTAATGCTACAGAATATGTTGTTACAGATCAGATTGGAACGTCTTGGGGAAGCTCGTCAGATACAATTAGAATAATGAATGAAAATCAACTCAAGACAGTTGCAAATAACAAAATAGAGTTGGAAAATCATTCTACAACACATGGACATATAGCAAATTTGAGTACTGCAGAATTAACAAAGAGGGTAAGTGGTGCAACTACTAAACTTAAAACTTTAACAAGCAAACCAGTAGAATACTTTGCATATCCATTTGGTGAATCAAGTAACAATTTTGTTAATGTATTAAAAAGTTTAAATGTAAAAATGGCATTTAAAGTAGGTGGAGGAATGGCTACAGATTCTAGTGACTTAATGAACATGCCAAGAATAGCTATTGTTAATACCGATAACATTACAACATTTACAAAAAAAATAACAACTGGGAACTAG
- a CDS encoding endo-1,4-beta-xylanase, with amino-acid sequence MKKYLSVILSATLMMSTFLTSGIQVNAATTTNVAASVPSNANLLNTYGKVFGKVGNILNGGQISDSNATNAIKKQYNSLTAENEMKPDGILGSSANVISISQAKALGYYIPDNYPESTVPKLNFATVDNMLKFCYDNGLSMRGHTLVWHSQTPDWYFRTGYNGNGGYVTPAVMDKRMEFYIKSVMGHVFSSKYGSVIYAWDVVNEYLHAEPAGSSKATGWQKIYGNLGTKPGFVKQAFQYAYDTLAYYKLTDKVKLFYNDYNEYMEVNDIISLINYINSGKKICAGIGMQSHLSTNFPSVAYYKNALDAFAKAGFEIQITELDVGSTSSSEQSKYYYDLMTAILSSKKSGANITALVWWGLSDDHSWRSKDKPLLYSNYSTPKEAYNSVLKAYFDAGYTMK; translated from the coding sequence ATGAAAAAATATCTAAGCGTAATTTTGTCAGCAACTCTTATGATGTCTACATTTCTTACTTCGGGAATTCAAGTAAATGCAGCAACAACAACTAATGTAGCAGCATCTGTCCCAAGTAATGCCAATTTATTAAACACTTATGGTAAAGTGTTTGGAAAGGTAGGAAATATATTAAATGGAGGTCAAATTTCAGATAGTAACGCAACAAATGCTATAAAGAAGCAATACAATAGTTTAACTGCAGAAAATGAAATGAAACCTGATGGTATTTTAGGTTCCTCTGCAAATGTGATTTCTATATCACAAGCAAAAGCACTTGGGTACTATATTCCTGATAATTATCCAGAAAGTACAGTTCCAAAACTTAATTTTGCAACTGTAGATAATATGTTGAAATTTTGTTATGACAATGGATTATCAATGCGTGGTCATACACTAGTTTGGCATTCACAAACTCCAGATTGGTATTTCAGAACAGGCTATAACGGTAATGGAGGATATGTAACTCCAGCAGTTATGGATAAGAGAATGGAATTCTATATTAAGAGTGTTATGGGACATGTTTTTTCAAGTAAATATGGAAGCGTTATTTATGCATGGGATGTTGTGAATGAATACTTACATGCAGAACCTGCTGGAAGTTCTAAAGCTACTGGATGGCAAAAGATTTATGGAAATCTTGGGACAAAACCAGGTTTTGTAAAACAAGCTTTTCAATATGCATATGATACATTAGCATATTATAAATTAACAGATAAAGTTAAATTATTCTATAATGATTATAACGAATATATGGAAGTAAATGATATTATCAGTTTGATTAATTACATTAATTCAGGCAAAAAAATATGTGCAGGAATAGGTATGCAATCTCATTTAAGTACTAATTTCCCATCAGTTGCTTATTATAAAAATGCATTAGATGCATTTGCAAAAGCAGGCTTTGAAATTCAAATTACAGAACTTGATGTTGGATCTACTTCTTCATCAGAACAATCAAAATACTATTATGATTTAATGACTGCTATTTTATCTTCTAAAAAATCAGGTGCTAATATTACAGCTCTTGTATGGTGGGGATTAAGTGATGATCATTCATGGCGTTCTAAAGATAAACCATTATTATATTCTAATTATTCAACACCAAAAGAAGCATATAATTCAGTATTAAAAGCATATTTTGATGCTGGATATACTATGAAATAA